A region of the Clostridium sp. AN503 genome:
GAGGCGATCGTAAAGCTCACCCCGTCCGGCAGCGCCGACGCGCCGTTTACCTCATATAAGCCAGGCCGCACATCAAAGCCGTTTATATGGTCTACTGGTTTTAGTTTTTGATTGTTTATGTTCATAAATCCGGCCTCCCGCCTGGGTGGTATGGTTATCTGTGTTAAGAAATCTATGGTCACAGGTTACCACGTATGCCGGGAATACGTCAATTCTTTCTGAATGATCATTGCAAAACTTCTATTTTGCATTTATGGCGCTTATCTTTTTTATCATATGCAATTCCGACAGCCAGAACCCGTCCTTTGTATTCAGCCGGCTGTGCATACTTTCCGCGGAAACGCTGTGCGTAATTCTTCTCCTTAATCTGTCGGATAGCTTCCTCCGGAGAATGCCCAACCTTCAATTCCAGAATAATGCAGTCGGCTTTTTTGTCCATAACCGGATAAAAAATAAAATCCACATATCCCTTACCGGCTTTGTCTTCACGTTCTATCCGATATTTGTCACGGGCAGCAAGATAGCTTTCAGCAGCATATCTGAAAATTTTTCCATCAGCTCCTGATTGGGTATGCTGACCAGTCCGTTTTCATAACTCAGGAAACCGTATACTACCATTGCAGAGAATATCTCGTCCTTTGTCTGTAGGTTCATAGAGGTAGCTGCATATTCCCTAATTTTGGCAGGAACCGGAATGCCGGATACCATAAGCGCCAGATCGTCCTTTACCTCATCTACATTTTGCTCAATGTAATAGAATATTTCATCGTATGGTCCCGCGCTCGTCCAATAATTTCCCAGATTGTTATTCCCCAATGCGCTGACTACAGAACGGGGATTATAAACACGCTCACCGGAACCGGTGTGATATCCGTTGTACCAGTCTCTGAGTCCGTCTCTTGTCACCCGGATTTTGGAATTGTTTTGCAGATATTTTTGATACAGCATGTCAACTTCCGTATCAGTAAAACCAAATGAATCGCTGAAGCGTTCTTCTGTAATCATCGTATATTCCAGAAACATATTCAGCTCAGAGCCACTGGAATACTTGGCAATCGGTAAAATCCCCGTCATGTATGCCAAAAGGACATAGGAACGGTCTTTGAGCAGGCTTCGCAAAAACTGCAGGTAAGATTTTCTGTCCTGATCGGTCACGAAATCCTGATGAAAAATATAATCCCACTCATCCAACACAAAAATGAAACGTACCTGCGGGTTCTCTG
Encoded here:
- a CDS encoding PD-(D/E)XK nuclease domain-containing protein, with the protein product MFRYAAESYLAARDKYRIEREDKAGKGYVDFIFYPVMDKKADCIILELKVGHSPEEAIRQIKEKNYAQRFRGKYAQPAEYKGRVLAVGIAYDKKDKRHKCKIEVLQ
- a CDS encoding AAA family ATPase, which produces MLYWKQEFHLQEPPRQRTGKEQLQMGVYLNSTAAYTLFKDEVQKPYFVDKTQMLKELFPLVSKGNNHICVTRPRRFGKTVMANMIAAYFSKGCDSSDVFDHLQISEADEYAQYKNRFSVIHISFNDIAGTCASYMQYISRIQARLIRDLKKEYPEVQASNETDIVDLLIDINAENPQVRFIFVLDEWDYIFHQDFVTDQDRKSYLQFLRSLLKDRSYVLLAYMTGILPIAKYSSGSELNMFLEYTMITEERFSDSFGFTDTEVDMLYQKYLQNNSKIRVTRDGLRDWYNGYHTGSGERVYNPRSVVSALGNNNLGNYWTSAGPYDEIFYYIEQNVDEVKDDLALMVSGIPVPAKIREYAATSMNLQTKDEIFSAMVVYGFLSYENGLVSIPNQELMEKFSDMLLKAILLPVTNIG